The DNA segment AAAATAACATACATGAGGTGATCAAAGGAGATCTACGTGTCAACAGTCTcactgtagacatgatacatgatatGGCATAATGGAGTCGTTTGATCCATATAGCCGACCCTACCTAGTGAAAtaagactttgttgttgttgttatataGGTTTCAGTCAGCTAAACatttcaacaataaaaaaaaagcatcCATATATCTATAAACATGTCATTTACTTAAAGGAACTTGGTTCTTTGAACTGATCCACATTAACTGCTGGGTACAGAACAGCTGGTCGAATCCCTTTGGCATTGAGATGTATAAAAGTATTCGCAAAAGTAGAAGCAGTGAAGTTGCTGTTAACAAGTATCAAATCAGCCATTCCtgaaatttgaaaatgtttCATAAGATCCATGATTCAGTATATATGTGAGTAAAGAAGTTCAGAGAAACAGATCAAACAGAGACACAGTTCAACCAGTTGTTACTTCTTCTACATAGTCTATCGGTGTCCGATACAACTTCCGGAGGAAAGTGGTATGTTGAGCCAGCAACAAGTCGGGAAAATGACAATAGAATACAATCTACCAAGGAAACAAACAAATGAATCACTATTAATATGTCAAACCTCAAAGTTTGCGCACTATTCTTTCGACTTATTTGTTTCTACCTTTGCTGATCTTTTAAGTTTCAAGATGGGAATGACTACGGAGACCTGATCAGCAATTATAACATCAAACGAAGGCCACATAAAAAGCATACAGAAAGCAACAAATAGGCACCGGAGGTAAGCACACAATGCATGAAGACGGTAGAATACATGCCGGGGAAGAAAGGAACCATATACAGTAACTGGAAAGGTACCTGAAACAGCCACAAGCCAAAACCATATCTCAATAGCAACACAACAACTCCGCCATGAAAGTATAAGTAAGTTTGAGACACATAAACAGCCAGGAGCAACCCTTAGAAATAGTTTATCATAAACATGTAAAATTGTAAATTAATGATCAATATGTATGAGAATGTACCATTAAAAATACTGTTATATAGATTGAAACTGCTTTATGCATCACTTCAAGCAGGAACCTTTGGTTAGAAATAATTTAGATGCTTTGAAGGATAATGCAGTAAACCAGGACTAGGTAAGAAGTTCCCAATCCCATGTttgtttgagagagagagagagagagagagagagagagagagagagagagagagagagagacaaaTCATGGTGTGCAGTAAAAATATGAACTTTATGGCCATAGGATGCAAGCTCAACAGCTGCATCCACAATCAATCTCTCAGCTCCACCTACCAAAATACAATTATAGAAGAATCGAAATCCAATCAACTACAAGTATTGAccataaaaccaaaacaaatATAAGGAACTTAAGCAATGAAATTGTTGATTATAAATAGAATCATTAGGGTTTGGAGGATAATGGGGCTAAATACCTATGCCGAGATCAGGGTGAATAATAGCGATGTTGAGCTTTGAAGTTGCTTTACCCTTTGCCATGGTGGTGAATTAGATCAGAGCTTTGCGataagaggaacaaaatccaGCAATGGTTGGGATTTCTGGCGAACGGAGAACGAAAGGGTTGTTTCTCCGTTAAAGTGTTGCTGAACCAGCAGCTGGAGGAGGAGAAGGGTGCGTCGGAGACTCTGAAGTGCTCAAACGCGGTGGTGGAGAAGGGAAGGCGACTATGATCAGCGTTGAACGAAGCCGATTGGTGGAAAGAGTACTTTTGGTATTACAATTTTATACctcaaaataaaatccaaattaaGTCCCAAAGTGGTTCCGTGTATCAAAATCGTCCTCGAGACTCCAATTTCACTATACGTCTCTAAAATTGGCAAAAGTGCACCACATTAGTCCCTAACCCATTTTCCGCATAGTCATCAGAACTGAATCGGTAATCGACCCAGTCATACGACTGGGTCACCAGGTCACTGATTCGACCGGTGGGTCACCGGTTAACTCGGTcacaattaaatataaatataaaattacaaaaaataagcttaaaattaaaaattcaaaagcatGTCTCACAAACAAGTatcaattcttaaatataaataatgatgcaaaaataaaaaataaactagtCACTAGTACAAAATACTTTCTCTATTTAAATGAAGAGAGCAAAACATAACACAATAAGCAAATCAAGTCCAAGGAGTGATCCCAACATCGCTATCTGTATCTTCATGGGACAAATTTGGAGCTTGACCAACATTGCCCTCATTTTGATTTGCATCTATATCTTCCATAGCATTGTTACTTGGTCCATcagtaaattaataattaacaaactaattaactaaattcTATACCAAATCAATACTGCCTATGTAAGAATCAAATCAATCAATACTAAGAATCAAATATATTCTTACAGCAACAAATTCATCTCATTGataattttcaacaacaaattcaactatgatcattttcagcaacaaaaaaattagccaaGTGATTAGTTCAGCAAgacagcaacaaattcaactcaCTGATGATTTTCATCAACCAAAAACCTAGCTCAGTGATATTTTTAACAAGAAATTCAACTTacaacaacaaattcagcaacaaattcaacttaCAACAACAAATTGAACAAATCCTAGTTCAGTCATGATTTACAGCAACATTTAGATCAGCAACAACAAGGCAAATTAATTGATTAGCAATTCGGCAACATCTCAAAATACAGGGAGAAGTGAAATCTGGAAAAGAGAGAACAGGGGAAGCGATGATGCAGGGACTCACCAACGTCCCACGGTCCACGGCGACGGCGAGGACCCGAAACCAGAAGACGACGAGCGACGCTGACCCCACGGAAGGCAACGAAGCAAGCGACAACCCCCACGAGTTGCTTCTGCCGCCGGCAACGAGGAGTCCAGGGACGAAATTCGAGTGAGACGACGAGGAAGGCAGCGGGACGAACGAGGAGACGCCGACGAGTGCGACTGAGACGAGACGCCGGCGAATGTGACTGAGAGAAACTCTAGTGGGCTCTAGTGGGCTGGGGAGTAAGAGAGGAGAGAGTGATTCTGATGATTGAGGGAGAGACGTTCTCGAGTCTGAGGGTGAGATGTGGGAGAAGAGAGAGGGTTTTGGTTTGAAACGGCGtcgtcaaaaaataaaaaaacatggcCCGGTCCGGATTGTATAAACCGGCCGGGTCACCGGTTCTTCTCAAAACCCAACGGGTTGACCTGTGTCTTTCTGGGTCTCATGTGAAAATGGTTGACAAATGGGTCGATCCGATTAGGAAATTAGGtaagcaaatttttttttttttggtcgaaCCAGTTTGATAACAAGAGTCGATAGACACAAGATAAATATACTCAAGAGGGATGAATTAAGtattaataacaaattaaaaacttagcaaaatataaatagaaacttaaattacaaaaatataaacttGTAAATAAAGACAACATACTTCTATTTTCTGTGGACTTATAAGCaaattttaaacatttaaactatgtatttaatatttttcgtACTACTTGTTTAAAAAAAACGAAATCTTAAAAGTAAGTGATttcatattataaatttttcatgagtttgaaTAAGTTTCCAAATACTTATAAGTAGTTAACTTTCTATTCCACTTTAAAAATGTAAAGATTTTAAGGATTAAGAAAATGTACAAATACAATAAGAGTGGCAAGCGGGTTTGCCCGCTATTACACCATCCCACTTATTGAGGCAGTCCAAATTTCTATCACATCCCACCTAACGGCAGATTAGCAGGTTAAATCCGtcaattctcttttttttcgaaaaaattattaaattattaaatattaaaaaataattttactaatatttcaataaatttataatttctaaaaatataaaagtctttataattctaaatatctaatcaacataatcatcaaccaagattttgaaacaaaataaaactaacattgTTTAAAGCAAAACAAACATTatccaaaacatataattaaatattgtctAAGTCTCTAATCAATTAAATATAGtctaaattataacttaaagtAAAATGAACAAACATTCCAAATACAAACACAAAAGTAAGCCAAAATCTCATCCCAACCCCGCCAAAACCCACTGAAACCCATGGACTAACCGGTGTAGGTTAGGCGGGATTTTTTATTATAGTGGTCTTAAATTTTTAGTCCGATCCACCTTTTTTTGCGAATTACACAAGTTAACAGGTTTTTGCTCGTTTGCCACCACTAAAGAACGATGTATTCTAATTCGGTGTAACCTCTTTATGTACGTTTAGTCCTCCTCACCAAGATGCAGAGATTTTTCGTATATACCAAACTTATAGTTATACGGCACTTGATGAATCGTTACAAGATAGAGTACTTGATAAACACCTCACGATATATGATCACCATTCAGATTAAGCCATTCCATTTAGAGACTTCTTCTCTAAGAACTCAAAATAATACCAACTTCAAGTGTTTTTCCTTAAGTGCTTAATGATCTTAGGTATCTTCACCGAATATAGTGTTTAGCAAGTCTCACTACTTAGAGGAAACAACTTCTAGGTCTTTCAACAATTAAGGAGagttactgatgagcggataatttatacgctttttggcattgtttttaggtagtttttagtaagttcaagctacttttagggatgttttcattagtttttatgttaaattcacatttctggactttactatgagtttgtgtgtttttctgtgatttcaggtaaattctggctgaaattgagggacttgagcaaaactctgaaagaggctgacaaaaggactgctgatgctgttggaatctgacctccctgcactcaaaatggattttctggagctacagaactccaattggcgcgctctcaacggcgttggaaagtagacatccaaagctttccagaaatatataatagtccatactttgttcggaaattgatgacgtaacttggcgttgaacgccaagtacatgctgctgtctggagttaaacgccagaaacacgtcatgatccggagttgaacgcccaaaacacgtcataacttggagttcaactccaagaaaagcctcagctcgtggatagatcaagctcagcccaagcatacaccaagtggtccCCGGAAGTGggtttatgcatcaattacttactcatgtaaaccctagtagctagtttagtataaataagactttttactagtgtattagtcatcttttgaccattcggtcttttgatcagcttcatgggggctggccattcggccatgcctgaaccttttacttatgtattttcaacagtggagtttttgcacaccatagattaagggtgtggagctctgctgtacctcaagtttcaatacaattatcaTTACTTTctcttcaattctcttttattattattccaagatatacgttgcacaacactttgatgaatgtgatgatccgtgacactcatcatcattctcacttatgaacgcacgtgattgacaaccacttccgttctaccttaggccgggcgcatatctcttagatttcccaacagaatcttcgtggtataagctagatagatggcggcattcatgaggatccagaaagtctaaccttgtctgtggtattccgagtaggatcctggaaatccggaaagtctaaccttgtctgtggtattccgagtaggattccgatattgaatgactgtgacgagcttcaaactcctgaaggctgggcgtNNNNNNNNNNNNNNNNNNNNNNNNNNNNNNNNNNNNNNNNNNNNNNNNNNNNNNNNNNNNNNNNNNNNNNNNNNNNNNNNNNNNNNNNNNNNNNNNNNNNNNNNNNNNNNNNNNNNNNNNNNNNNNNNNNNNNNNNNNNNNNNNNNNNNNNNNNNNNNNNNNNNNNNNNNNNNNNNNNNNNNNNNNNNNNNNNNNNNNNNNNNNNNNNNNNNNNNNNNNNNNNNNNNNNNNNNNNNNNNNNNNNNNNNNNNNNNNNNNNNNNNNNNNNNNNNNNNNNNNNNNNNNNNNNNNNNNNNNNNNNNNNNNNNNNNNNNNNNNNNNNNNNNNNNNNNNNNNNNNNNNNNNNNNNNNNNNNNNNNNNNNNNNNNNNNNNNNNNNNNNNNNNNNNNNNNNNNNNNNNNNNNNNNNNNNNNNNNNNNNNNNNNNNNNNNNNNNNNNNNNNNNNNNNNNNNNNNNNNNNNNNNNNNNNNNNNNNNNNNNNNNNNNNNNNNNNNNNNNNNNNNNNNNNNNNNNNNNNNNNNNNNNNNNNNNNNNNNNNNNNNNNNNNNNNNNNNNNNNNNNNNNNNNNNNNNNNNNNNNNNNNNNNNNNNNNNNNNNNNNNNNNNNNNNNNNNNNNNNNNNNNNNNNNNNNNNNNNNNNNNNNNNNNNNNNNNNNNNNNNNNNNNNNNNNNNNNNNNNNNNNNNNNNNNNNNNNNNNNNNNNNNNNNNNNNNNNNNNNNNNNNNNNNNNNNNNNNNNNNNNNNNNNNNNNNNNNNNNNNNNNNNNNNNNNNNNNNNNNNNNNNNNNNNNNNNNNNNNNNNNNNNNNNNNNNNNNNNNNNNNNNNNNNNNNNNNNNNNNNNNNNNNNNNNNNNNNNNNNNNNNNNNNNNNNNNNNNNNNNNNNNNNNNNNNNNNNNNNNNNNNNNNNNNNNNNNNNNNNNNNNNNNNNNNNNNNNNNNNNNNNNNNNNNNNNNNNNNNNNNNNNNNNNNNNNNNNNNNNNNNNNNNNNNNNNNNNNNNNNNNNNNNNNNNNNNNNNNNNNNNNNNNNNNNNNNNNNNNNNNNNNNNNNNNNNNNNNNNNNNNNNNNNNNNNNNNNNNNNNNNNNNNNNNNNNNNNNNNNNNNNNNNNNNNNNNNNNNNNNNNNNNNNNNNNNNNNNNNNNNNNNNNNNNNNNNNNNNNNNNNNNNNNNNNNNNNNNNNNNNNNNNNNNNNNNNNNNNNNNNNNNNNNNNNNNNNNNNNNNNNNNNNNNNNNNNNNNNNNNNNNNNNNNNNNNNNNNNNNNNNNNNNNNNNNNNNNNNNNNNNNNNNNNNNNNNNNNNNNNNNNNNNNNNNNNNNNNNNNNNNNNNNNNNNNNNNNNNNNNNNNNNNNNNNNNNNNNNNNNNNNNNNNNNNNNNNNNNNNNNNNNNNNNNNNNNNNNNNNNNNNNNNNNNNNNNNNNNNNNNNNNNNNNNNNNNNNNNNNNNNNNNNNNNNNNNNNNNNNNNNNNNNNNNNNNNNNNNNNNNNNNNNNNNNNNNNNNNNNNNNNNNNNNNNNNNNNNNNNNNNNNNNNNNNNNNNNNNNNNNNNNNNNNNNNNNNNNNNNNNNNNNNNNNNNNNNNNNNNNNNNNNNNNNNNNNNNNNNNNNNNNNNNNNNNNNNNNNNNNNNNNNNNNNNNNNNNNNNNNNNNNNNNNNNNNNNNNNNNNNNNNNNNNNNNNNNNNNNNNNNNNNNNNNNNNNNNNNNNNNNNNNNNNNNNNNNNNNNNNNNNNNNNNNNNNNNNNNNNNNNNNNNNNNNNNNNNNNNNNNNNNNNNNNNNNNNNNNNNNNNNNNNNNNNNNNNNNNNNNNNNNNNNNNNNNNNNNNNNNNNNNNNNNNNNNNNNNNNNNNNNNNNNNNNNNNNNNNNNNNNNNNNNNNNNNNNNNNNNNNNNNNNNNNNNNNNNNNNNNNNNNNNNNNNNNNNNNNNNNNNNNNNNNNNNNNNNNNNNNNNNNNNNNNNNNNNNNNNNNNNNNNNNNNNNNNNNNNNNNNNNNNNNNNNNNNNNNNNNttttttcctctttaattttcgaaaatatctcatccctttttcaaaaattctttttaattaattaattgttttaaattttaatttcaattatattttatctttaattttcgaaaactactaacacctttttaaaattgttttcaaaattctccctctcttttcttcttctatttaattaattactaacacttctcttcacctttcttcatctaaaaatccgaacttATTATAtctcttgtgtttggattcttctacccctttctccttctactaacataaaggaatctctatactgtgacatagaggattcctcttccttttcttgttttcttctctttcatatgagcaggaacagggaaaaaggcactcttgttgaaattgatcaagaacttgaaaggactctgaagagaaaattaagagaagctaaattacaacaatccagaaacaacctttcagaaattttcgaNNNNNNNNNNNNNNNNNNNNNNNNNNNNNNNNNNNNNNNNNNNNNNNNNNNNNNNNNNNNNNNNNNNNNNNNNNNNNNNNNNNNNNNNNNNNNNNNNNNNNNNNNNNNNNNNNNNNNNNNNNNNNNNNNNNNNNNNNNNNNNNNNNNNNNNNNNNNNNNNNNNNNNNNNNNNNNNNNNNNNNNNNNNNNNNNNNNNNNNNNNNNNNNNNNNNNNNNNNNNNNNNNNNNNNNNNNNNNNNNNNNNNNNNNNNNNNNNNNNNNNNNNNNNNNNNNNNNNNNNNNNNNNNNNNNNNNNNNNNNNNNNNNNNNNNNNNNNNNNNNNNNNNNNNNNNNNNNNNNNNNNNNNNNNNNNNNNNNNNNNNNNNNNNNNNNNNNNNNNNNNNNNNNNNNNNNNNNNNNNNNNNNNNNNNNNNNNNNNNNNNNNNNNNNNNNNNNNNNNNNNNNNNNNNNNNNNNNNNNNNNNNNNNNNNNNNNNNNNNNNNNNNNNNNNNNNNNNNNNNNNNNNNNNNNNNNNNNNNNNNNNNNNNNNNNNNNNNNNNNNNNNNNNNNNNNNNNNNNNNNNNNNNNNNNNNNNNNNNNNNNNNNNNNNNNNNNNNNNNNNNNNNNNNNNNNNNNNNNNNNNNNNNNNNNNNNNNNNNNNNNNNNNNNNNNNNNNNNNNNNNNNNNNNNNNNNNNNNNNNNNNNNNNNNNNNNNNNNNNNNNNNNNNNNNNNNNNNNNNNNNNNNNNNNNNNNNNNNNNNNNNNNNNNNNNNNNNNNNNNNNNNNNNNNNNNNNNNNNNNNNNNNNNNNNNNNNNNNNNNNNNNNNNNNNNNNNNNNNNNNNNNNNNNNNNNNNNNNNNNNNNNNNNNNNNNNNNNNNNNNNNNNNNNNNNNNNNNNNNNNNNNNNNNNNNNNNNNNNNNNNNNNNNNNNNNNNNNNNNNNNNNNNNNNNNNNNNNNNNNNNNNNNNNNNNNNNNNNNNNNNNNNNNNNNNNNNNNNNNNNNNNNNNNNNNNNNNNNNNNNNNNNNNNNNNNNNNNNNNNNNNNNNNNNNNNNNNNNNNNNNNNNNNNNNNNNNNNNNNNNNNNNNNNNNNNNNNNNNNNNNNNNNNNNNNNNNNNNNNNNNNNNNNNNNNNNNNNNNNNNNNNNNNNNNNNNNNNNNNNNNNNNNNNNNNNNNNNNNNNNNNNNNNNNNNNNNNNNNNNNNNNNNNNNNNNNNNNNNNNNNNNNNNNNNNNNNNNNNNNNgactattcatcctctgaagaggatgaagatgggactggagagcaaattgctcaatacttaggagctatcatgaagctgagtgccaagttgtttggtaatgagacttgggaaagtgaacctcccttgctcattagtgaactagatacttggattcaaaaaactctacctcaaaagaaacaagatcctggtaagttcctaataccttgtgccataggcaccatgacctttgaaaaggctctatgtgatctagggtcagggataaatcttatgccactctctgtaatggagaagctagggatcattgaggtacaacctgccttgttctcattacaattggcagataagtcattgagacaagcttatggaataatagaggacgtgttagtaaaggttgaaggcctttacatccctattgatttcataatcttagacactaggaaggaagaggatgattgcatcatccttggaagacctttcctagccacagcaggagNNNNNNNNNNNNNNNNNNNNNNNNNNNNNNNNNNNNNNN comes from the Arachis duranensis cultivar V14167 chromosome 7, aradu.V14167.gnm2.J7QH, whole genome shotgun sequence genome and includes:
- the LOC107459779 gene encoding uncharacterized protein LOC107459779, which gives rise to MAKGKATSKLNIAIIHPDLGIGGAERLIVDAAVELASYGHKVHIFTAHHDLSRFWLVAVSGTFPVTVYGSFLPRHVFYRLHALCAYLRCLFVAFCMLFMWPSFDVIIADQVSVVIPILKLKRSAKIVFYCHFPDLLLAQHTTFLRKLYRTPIDYVEEVTTGMADLILVNSNFTASTFANTFIHLNAKGIRPAVLYPAVNVDQFKEPSSFKLNFLSINRFERKKNIELAILAFAMLHSPEASLTVAGGFDIRLKENVEYLEQLKALAEREGVSNRIRFITSCSTTERNALLSECLCVIYTPKDEHFGIVPVEAMAAYKPVIACNSGGPLESVKNGVTGFLCDPTPEEFSSAMAKFIKDPKEAERMGREARKHVVDSFSTHTFGQSLNRYIVDIHRGKED